One window from the genome of Salvia miltiorrhiza cultivar Shanhuang (shh) chromosome 7, IMPLAD_Smil_shh, whole genome shotgun sequence encodes:
- the LOC130993895 gene encoding protein DUF642 L-GALACTONO-1,4-LACTONE-RESPONSIVE GENE 2-like, with product MGARGYSFFKSWIRHWPLLFFFFIYITISYATADFLKNPDFEIPPANVTANTSTEANSIPGWSVSGTVWYVASGNSGGHAVQLGQNGKISQRLTATGNYNNALDYIVSFTLAAQNIQCANNRTALNVTLRDYLDRNLSRVIYMLKNSSRNAWERHSFKVPQMGGKDYVDIHIQSVAGYDNDNDTCWPLVDAFTVNTNQMPIWYDGNMLSNGGFEVGPAFGNKSGNGIILNEEDDEFYSPLQQWSVIGSIRYIDSGHYKVPGGRAAVELLSGGVQKDFPSLPTANSYTLNFTVGDANDSCAADLVVHVRVGASVWEFRVKSNGTGSAFRHSVGFRAEASSLVFYSYEETVSGDGALCGPVLDDVILVASFGERLELWRRLLFIAFLIIVIVA from the exons ATGGGTGCAAGGGGGTACAGCT TTTttaaatcctggatccgccactggcCTCTcctattcttcttcttcatctacATCacaatctcatatgcaacagcAG ATTTTCTAAAAAACCCGGATTTCGAAATCCCTCCCGCCAATGTAACAGCAAATACCAGTACCGAAGCAAACTCCATTCCCGGCTGGTCAGTCAGCGGCACGGTCTGGTACGTGGCCTCCGGAAACAGCGGGGGCCACGCCGTGCAGTTAGGCCAAAACGGGAAGATCAGTCAAAGACTCACAGCCACCGGTAATTATAATAATGCGTTAGATTACATTGTGAGCTTCACTCTTGCTGCACAAAATATACAGTGTGCTAACAATCGGACTGCTCTAAACGTAACACTCCGCGATTATTTGGATCGTAACCTATCAAGAGTGATCTACATGTTAAAGAATTCAAGCAGAAATGCGTGGGAGAGACATAGTTTCAAAGTGCCGCAAATGGGAGGGAAGGACTATGTCGACATCCACATCCAAAGCGTCGCCGGATATGATAACGATAATGACACGTGTTGGCCTCTCGTCGATGCATTTACTGTCAACACCAATCAAATGCCTATTTGGTACGATG GAAACATGTTATCAAATGGCGGTTTCGAGGTGGGGCCAGCATTCGGGAACAAGTCTGGAAACGGGATTATACTAAACGAGGAAGACGATGAGTTCTACTCTCCGCTGCAGCAATGGTCCGTAATCGGAAGCATAAGATACATCGACTCCGGCCACTACAAAGTTCCCGGCGGCCGAGCGGCGGTGGAGCTGCTCTCAGGTGGGGTCCAGAAAGACTTCCCCAGCCTTCCAACGGCAAATAGCTACACACTCAACTTCACGGTGGGGGACGCCAATGACTCGTGTGCGGCCGATTTGGTAGTGCACGTGCGAGTAGGGGCGAGCGTGTGGGAGTTCAGGGTGAAGAGCAACGGAACGGGATCCGCGTTCAGACATAGCGTGGGGTTTAGGGCTGAGGCGTCGTCTCTCGTCTTTTATAGCTATGAGGAAACGGTAAGCGGAGATGGAGCGTTGTGTGGCCCTGTTTTGGACGATGTGATTCTTGTTGCTTCCTTTGGAGAGAGGCTGGAGCTGTGGCGTCGCCTTTTATTTATTGCTTTTCTCATCATCGTCATTGTGGCTTGA
- the LOC130995618 gene encoding uncharacterized protein LOC130995618 isoform X3 gives MLGRRNASIQHPPTLDAEMESTLQQIVDLKLVESGEKERLKEVLLERLVECGWKDEMKALCREFARKKGRDNVTVDELVNFITPKGRAYVPDLVKAEMLQRIRTFLSSTAT, from the exons ATGCTCGGAAGAAGGAACGCGTCAATTCAACACCCACCGACTCTGGATGCAGAAATGGAGTCGACTCTTCAACAAATAGTCGATTTAaag TTAGTGGAGAGCGGAGAAAAAGAGCGATTGAAGGAAGTATTACTAGAGAGGCTCGTGGAATGTGGCTGGAAAGATGAGATGAAAGCCCTCTGCAG GGAGTTTGCAAGGAAGAAGGGAAGGGATAATGTAACTGTTGATGAACTTGTGAATTTCATAACTCCAAAAGGAAGAG CTTATGTGCCAGATTTAGTAAAAGCAGAAATGCTGCAGCGAATTCGCACATTTCTTTCATCAACGGCTACTTGA
- the LOC130995616 gene encoding 65-kDa microtubule-associated protein 8 — MGSLQKSNGGMGSLALLETSCGYLLQELQIIWDEVGEDKFEREKVLLELEQECLEIYRRKVDTANISRARLHQQLAESEAEFTHLLLSLGERSLPGRPEKMAGTLKEQLNSITPALREMQLRKEERVKQFRVVQGQIHKISAEIAGRTEYKDSTSPVCVNENDLSLKKLEEFQNELQRLHSEKSDRLQRMENYISTIRNLSATLGMDSSLIITKVHPSLNELSGLSKNISDGILEKLDSTVKSLQSEKQTRFDKLQQLGKALSDLWSLMDTPYKDRQEFLHVANLSSMASAEISTPGSLTLDMVQQAETEVKRLDQLKASKMKEFFFKKQIELEDICRRSHMEIPSRSEMEKIINQIDSGEIDHADLLTSVDEQISRAEEEAASRKVIMEKVEKWILARDEELWLEEYSTDENRYSVSRGAHKNLKRAERARVMVNKIPALVDLLISKTKDWEDERKKVFLYDEVPLLAMLEEYHMLRKEKEEEKQRQREQKKVQTKVVTEPDSPFGTRPGTSSRRLSDKSLNGGFGSASPLNRKSSLGLQPMGPNSINSPSQGISFIKGGKKANRQRAYSQKGFSYHLRDDTVSVVSSFSGPFSP, encoded by the exons ATGGGATCCTTACAGAAATCAAATGGTGGGATGGGAAGTTTAGCATTGTTGGAGACGTCGTGTGGCTACTTGCTACAAGAATTACAG ATCATATGGGATGAAGTCGGAGAGGACAAATTTGAGCGGGAAAAGGTTCTGCTGGAACTCGAACAGGAGTGCCTCGAGATTTATAGAAGAAAAGTTGACACAGCTAACATTTCACGAGCTCGATTACATCAGCAGCTTGCAGAGTCCGAGGCTGAGTTTACTCATCTCCTCCTGTCACTTGGAGAAAGATCACTGCCAGGAAGG CCAGAGAAAATGGCAGGAACGCTGAAAGAGCAGCTAAATTCTATAACCCCAGCACTGAGAGAGATGCAGTTAAGAAAAGAAGAGAGAGTAAAGCAATTCCGAGTAGTACAAGGGCAAATTCATAAAATATCTGCAGAGATCGCAGGTCGAACAGAGTATAAGGATTCAACATCACCTGTTTGTGTCAATGAGAATGATCTTTCACTTAAGAAACTTGAGGAGTTCCAAAATGAGCTTCAGAGACTTCACAGTGAGAAG AGTGACAGACTACAGAGGATGGAAAACTACATAAGCACAATCAGAAATTTGTCAGCCACTTTAGGAATGGATTCTTCATTGATAATAACAAAGGTGCACCCAAGCTTGAACGAATTATCAGGATTGTCAAAGAACATTAGTGACGGTATCCTGGAAAAGCTTGATAGCACAGTGAAGTCCCTCCAATCAGAAAAACAAACACGGTTTGACAAG CTGCAACAACTTGGTAAAGCATTGTCTGATTTGTGGAGTCTCATGGATACACCCTATAAAGACCGTCAAGAATTTCTACACGTTGCCAATCTATCATCTATGGCTTCAGCGGAGATATCCACTCCCGGAAGCCTTACTCTTGACATGGTGCAGCAG GCTGAGACTGAAGTGAAGAGACTGGATCAGTTGAAAGCAAGCAAGATGAAAGAGTTTTTCTTCAAGAAACaaatagagcttgaggataTATGCAGAAGATCACACATGGAAATACCATCAAGATCAGAGATGGAAAAAATAATCAACCAAATAGACTCTG GGGAGATCGATCATGCTGATCTCCTCACAAGCGTGGATGAACAGATatcaagagctgaagaagaagctGCTAGCAGGAAGGTGATCATGGAGAAGGTTGAAAAGTGGATATTGGCACGTGACGAGGAGCTTTGGTTAGAAGAGTACAGCACG GATGAAAACCGCTATTCGGTTAGCAGAGGTGCTCATAAGAACCTTAAAAGGGCTGAGCGTGCCAGAGTGATGGTCAACAAGATACCAG CTTTGGTGGACTTGCTGATATCCAAGACTAAGGATTGGGAAGATGAAAGAAAGAAAGTCTTCTTATATGATGAG GTTCCTCTACTGGCAATGCTTGAAGAGTACCATATGTTGAGGAAGGAAAAGGAAGAGGAGAAACAAAGACAACGG GAACAGAAGAAGGTACAAACCAAAGTCGTAACTGAGCCTGACAGCCCATTTGGAACAAGGCCTGGCACCAGCAGTCGGCGTCTTTCTGATAAAAGCTTAAATGGAGGCTTTGGAAGTGCAAGCCCTCTAAATAGAAAATCTTCCCTGGGCTTACAGCCCATGGGACCAAACAGCATCAACTCACCAAGTCAAGGCATATCTTTCATAAAGGGAGGAAAGAAAGCAAACAGACAAAGGGCATATAGTCAGAAAGGCTTTTCTTACCATCTCAGAGACGATACAGTTTCAGTCGTCTCGTCATTTTCTGGCCCTTTCTCACCCTAG
- the LOC130995615 gene encoding flavonoid 3',5'-methyltransferase-like gives MKNKYYGSILQSEALAKYILETSAFPREHEQLKEIRTATVDKYKFWSLMNVPADEGQFISMLLKTMNAKKTLEVGVFTGYSLLTTALALPDDGRIIAIDPDREAYEVGLPFIEKANMTHKIQFIQSDAMTVIKDLLSKGEEGTFDYAFVDADKENYINYHEQLLKLVKVGGIIAYDNTLWSGTVVAAEDAEMDQFLRGCRGHILTLNSFLAADSRIELAQLSIGDGLTLCRRLT, from the exons ATGAAGAACAAGTACTATGGCTCCATTCTTCAGAGCGAAGCCCTCGCTAAG TATATTCTGGAAACAAGTGCTTTTCCCAGAGAGCACGAACAGCTCAAAGAGATCAGGACAGCTACCGTTGACAAGTATAAATTTTG GAGTCTAATGAATGTGCCTGCCGATGAAGGCCAGTTTATTTCTATGCTCTTGAAAACTATGAATGCCAAAAAGACATTAGAAGTTGGAGTTTTTACCGGTTACTCACTTCTCACCACTGCTCTTGCTCTTCCCGACGATGGTCGG ATAATCGCAATCGACCCGGATAGGGAAGCGTACGAAGTCGGATTGCCATTTATTGAGAAGGCAAACATGACTCACAAAATCCAGTTCATCCAGTCTGATGCTATGACTGTCATCAAGGACCTCCTCTCCAAG GGTGAAGAAGGGACATTTGATTATGCATTTGTTGATGCGGACAAAGAGAACTACATCAACTACCACGAACAACTGCTGAAGCTGGTTAAGGTGGGAGGAATTATAGCCTACGACAACACGCTGTGGTCCGGCACGGTGGTGGCGGCGGAGGATGCCGAGATGGACCAGTTCTTGAGGGGCTGCAGAGGACATATCCTTACTCTCAACTCCTTTCTCGCCGCCGATTCCCGCATCGAATTGGCCCAACTTTCCATCGGAGATGGCCTCACTTTGTGCAGGCGTCTCACCtga
- the LOC130995618 gene encoding uncharacterized protein LOC130995618 isoform X1 translates to MLGRRNASIQHPPTLDAEMESTLQQIVDLKLVESGEKERLKEVLLERLVECGWKDEMKALCREFARKKGRDNVTVDELVNFITPKGRETPENPRNQSTYIAGMWTA, encoded by the exons ATGCTCGGAAGAAGGAACGCGTCAATTCAACACCCACCGACTCTGGATGCAGAAATGGAGTCGACTCTTCAACAAATAGTCGATTTAaag TTAGTGGAGAGCGGAGAAAAAGAGCGATTGAAGGAAGTATTACTAGAGAGGCTCGTGGAATGTGGCTGGAAAGATGAGATGAAAGCCCTCTGCAG GGAGTTTGCAAGGAAGAAGGGAAGGGATAATGTAACTGTTGATGAACTTGTGAATTTCATAACTCCAAAAGGAAGAG AAACACCAGAAAACCCCAGGAATCAGAGTACATACATAGCAGGCATGTGGACGGCTTGA
- the LOC130995618 gene encoding transcription and mRNA export factor ENY2 isoform X2: MLGRRNASIQHPPTLDAEMESTLQQIVDLKLVESGEKERLKEVLLERLVECGWKDEMKALCREFARKKGRDNVTVDELVNFITPKGRENPRNQSTYIAGMWTA, encoded by the exons ATGCTCGGAAGAAGGAACGCGTCAATTCAACACCCACCGACTCTGGATGCAGAAATGGAGTCGACTCTTCAACAAATAGTCGATTTAaag TTAGTGGAGAGCGGAGAAAAAGAGCGATTGAAGGAAGTATTACTAGAGAGGCTCGTGGAATGTGGCTGGAAAGATGAGATGAAAGCCCTCTGCAG GGAGTTTGCAAGGAAGAAGGGAAGGGATAATGTAACTGTTGATGAACTTGTGAATTTCATAACTCCAAAAGGAAGAG AAAACCCCAGGAATCAGAGTACATACATAGCAGGCATGTGGACGGCTTGA
- the LOC130995617 gene encoding uncharacterized protein LOC130995617, with product MAEQEEGENPASIDELHKLEIPTRRVKNIMKLDKDINKVNSEALFLVASSTQFFLQFLAEKSAHAAVEKKRKTVTVEHIRLATKRHRPTADFLLDSLPMPPQPTEKNPPGDRAKSRPDKKPVPFATRSIDAFFQKTT from the coding sequence ATGGCAGAGCAAGAGGAAGGAGAAAACCCTGCCTCCATCGACGAGCTGCACAAGCTCGAGATCCCGACTCGACGAGTCAAGAACATCATGAAACTCGACAAGGATATCAACAAGGTCAACTCCGAAGCCCTGTTCCTCGTCGCCTCCTCCACCCAGTTCTTCCTTCAGTTCCTCGCTGAGAAATCGGCGCACGCCGCCGTcgagaagaagagaaaaactgTAACAGTCGAACACATTCGACTTGCTACCAAACGACACCGTCCGACTGCTGATTTTCTGCTCGATTCTCTCCCGATGCCTCCTCAGCCGACCGAGAAGAATCCACCGGGGGATCGTGCTAAATCGCGGCCAGATAAGAAACCCGTTCCTTTCGCCACTCGTTCAATTGATGCTTTCTTTCAAAAGACTACTTAA